In Halanaeroarchaeum sp. HSR-CO, one DNA window encodes the following:
- a CDS encoding phosphatidylserine/phosphatidylglycerophosphate/cardiolipin synthase family protein → MIWRLALALALVASSGSVSLVGVYPNPATDGDEGEFVVLEIKENAALDEYSLSDGENTIDLPDRSVDGAVAVTDDPRVASRLTDHETVVVDDGLALSNGGETVTLLREGEPVSTLTYDRAPTAEVWDGESWTPLGSTDLPVVSSTNVPVTAFALPDTPTVPLDRIEAADRRILLAGYTMSSSAVADALLAAHRRGVDVAVLVDESPVGGTSAAQIRTLDRLSARGIEVTASGGPRGRYRYHHAKYAVVDDTVLVTSENWKPAGVGGKASRGWGVVLEERQLADHLATVFAEDSEWVDGRHWDSLSPDGQPDAVADGRYPTRFAPVESTAASAQVLVAPDNAESAMLDRIDDADESIRIQQVSIDEDGPLLNAAVDAARRGVSVRILLGGAWYVDEDNTALAENLSRQADTEDLPLTVRLVEPRSRYDHLHVKGMVVDEHHAAVGSLNWNPTALRENREVAVVVSDPAVGRYYTRLFRADWRGAAWRIHWSMLAGLATAVIGAVGFAKTFDFDPATGD, encoded by the coding sequence GTGATCTGGCGTCTTGCGCTCGCACTCGCTCTCGTCGCTTCGAGCGGTTCGGTATCGCTCGTTGGGGTCTATCCGAATCCAGCGACAGACGGTGACGAGGGAGAGTTCGTCGTTCTCGAGATAAAGGAGAACGCGGCTCTCGACGAGTATTCTCTCTCCGACGGCGAAAATACGATCGACCTCCCGGACAGATCGGTCGATGGCGCGGTCGCCGTCACCGACGACCCGCGGGTCGCTTCTCGGTTGACCGATCACGAGACCGTCGTCGTCGATGATGGACTCGCCTTATCTAACGGTGGTGAGACCGTGACCCTCCTCCGGGAGGGGGAGCCGGTATCGACACTCACGTACGACCGTGCCCCGACCGCGGAAGTGTGGGATGGAGAGTCCTGGACTCCGCTCGGATCGACCGACCTCCCGGTGGTATCGTCGACGAACGTCCCGGTGACGGCGTTCGCGCTCCCAGACACGCCCACCGTTCCCCTCGACCGCATCGAGGCCGCGGACCGACGCATCCTCCTCGCGGGATACACCATGTCCTCGTCGGCCGTAGCCGACGCGCTCCTCGCCGCCCATCGGCGAGGTGTCGATGTGGCGGTTCTCGTCGATGAATCGCCAGTCGGTGGGACGTCGGCGGCGCAGATACGCACGCTCGATCGGCTGAGCGCCCGCGGGATCGAAGTCACCGCTTCGGGAGGCCCACGCGGCAGATACCGATACCACCACGCGAAATACGCGGTCGTCGACGACACGGTACTGGTGACCTCGGAGAACTGGAAACCCGCTGGCGTCGGCGGCAAGGCCAGTCGTGGGTGGGGTGTCGTCCTCGAGGAGAGGCAACTCGCCGATCACCTGGCGACCGTGTTCGCCGAGGACTCCGAGTGGGTAGACGGTCGGCACTGGGATAGTCTCTCACCGGACGGACAACCCGACGCAGTCGCAGACGGACGATACCCTACTCGATTCGCGCCTGTGGAGTCCACTGCGGCGTCCGCGCAGGTCCTGGTGGCCCCGGACAATGCCGAGTCGGCCATGTTAGATCGCATCGACGACGCGGACGAATCGATCCGGATCCAGCAGGTATCCATCGACGAGGACGGGCCACTCCTCAACGCGGCCGTCGACGCCGCGCGCCGTGGCGTCTCGGTTCGGATCCTCCTCGGCGGTGCCTGGTACGTCGACGAGGACAACACGGCGCTCGCGGAGAACCTCTCCCGCCAGGCCGACACGGAGGACCTCCCATTGACAGTCAGACTCGTCGAACCACGGTCGCGGTACGACCACCTCCACGTAAAGGGGATGGTCGTCGACGAACACCACGCCGCCGTGGGGAGTCTCAACTGGAATCCCACCGCCCTCCGCGAGAACCGGGAGGTTGCGGTCGTGGTCAGCGACCCGGCAGTCGGACGGTATTACACGCGACTCTTTCGGGCAGACTGGCGGGGTGCGGCCTGGCGAATCCACTGGTCGATGCTGGCCGGGCTAGCGACAGCCGTGATCGGGGCAGTCGGGTTCGCGAAAACGTTCGATTTCGACCCGGCGACCGGGGATTAA
- a CDS encoding HEAT repeat domain-containing protein, which produces MSDGDEESDATPDENDVDPQVAEFESRLDEAEATLQDATTEPDLDEVDEILEEIEADLEDADIPLIEPEDEDEDPEDPKDDLESRLEDLRDDAEDQRGPYGSDVVDAIDDVRSTIADTRWAKEGTDELLPVVETYTDGFTQHVDADFGEPVPDPSELANELEIAMQAVEAADLDADDDAATIASLLDLTDELADDVDASTAWLDLEIREQLRREGFYEPIEGRKFKDFPPEWSALKTWEKRGNVEMVLLLLEKMGDSDFIQRHCVESLLRMGDPAGLEELTGLANRRNELAIEAIGKIGAEDGVSAVKKHAESEGNPSLQTVALKALGAIGSEETTESVAQQLVVDDESVRSQAARSLGLIGDTRAIEPLADVLDDVDEDNLVRASAAWALVQIGTERALETAAEYADDQPYIVSVEASKAVKALDGEVPA; this is translated from the coding sequence ATGAGCGACGGGGACGAGGAGTCCGACGCGACTCCAGACGAGAACGACGTAGATCCGCAGGTTGCGGAGTTCGAATCGAGACTCGATGAGGCCGAAGCAACACTCCAGGATGCAACAACGGAGCCGGATCTCGACGAGGTCGATGAAATACTCGAGGAGATCGAAGCCGACCTCGAAGACGCGGACATCCCATTGATCGAGCCGGAAGACGAAGACGAAGATCCCGAAGATCCGAAAGACGACCTCGAATCACGACTCGAGGACCTTCGTGACGACGCCGAGGATCAGCGTGGTCCCTACGGTTCGGACGTGGTCGACGCCATCGACGACGTTCGATCGACCATCGCCGACACGCGCTGGGCAAAGGAGGGGACTGACGAACTCCTTCCGGTCGTTGAAACGTATACGGATGGGTTCACTCAGCACGTCGACGCCGACTTCGGCGAACCGGTTCCCGATCCGTCGGAACTGGCAAACGAACTGGAGATTGCAATGCAGGCAGTCGAAGCCGCGGACCTCGACGCCGACGACGACGCAGCGACGATCGCCTCCCTCCTCGATCTCACGGACGAACTCGCTGACGACGTCGACGCGTCTACCGCCTGGTTGGACCTCGAGATTCGCGAGCAACTCAGACGCGAGGGCTTCTACGAACCGATCGAAGGCCGGAAGTTCAAGGACTTCCCACCGGAGTGGAGCGCGCTGAAAACCTGGGAGAAGCGTGGCAACGTCGAGATGGTCCTTTTGCTGTTGGAGAAGATGGGCGATTCCGACTTCATCCAGCGCCACTGCGTCGAGTCCCTCCTTCGGATGGGCGACCCCGCCGGCCTCGAGGAACTGACCGGACTCGCCAACCGCCGGAACGAACTGGCCATCGAAGCCATCGGCAAGATCGGTGCCGAGGACGGAGTGTCGGCGGTCAAGAAACACGCCGAATCCGAAGGGAATCCGTCGTTGCAGACGGTCGCGCTCAAGGCCCTCGGGGCGATCGGGAGCGAAGAGACGACCGAGTCGGTCGCTCAGCAGCTCGTCGTCGACGACGAAAGCGTCCGAAGCCAGGCAGCCCGCTCGCTCGGCCTGATCGGCGATACGCGGGCCATCGAACCGCTTGCCGACGTCCTCGACGACGTTGACGAAGACAACCTGGTCAGAGCGAGTGCGGCCTGGGCGCTCGTCCAGATCGGCACCGAACGTGCGCTGGAGACCGCTGCGGAGTACGCCGACGACCAGCCCTACATCGTCTCGGTCGAGGCATCGAAGGCGGTCAAAGCCCTCGATGGGGAAGTACCGGCCTAA
- a CDS encoding protein sorting system archaetidylserine synthase (This PssA-like phosphatidyltransferase, along with a PssD-like decarboxylase, is required in Haloarchaea for the archaeosortase ArtA to replace the PGF-CTERM sorting signal with a C-terminal lipid anchor.) has product MRPRFAGRLGLADHVTVTNAAVGFVAVVAAAVDPSLAARVILLGAILDAIDGIVARWRGGTQYGPHLDSLADVATFGVAPAFTVVALGGTIGSSSMPWWEQTAWIGIPAVFVATAVVRLGLYTALDVGNSSTEGAQTTLAATLIATGILAGLGPVSILTGTALLSLAMLAPVTYPDLWTRDALVMGVVQGLAVLFPSALDRVFPTVLFAWALGYLLLSPRYYPRDEGKRS; this is encoded by the coding sequence ATGCGGCCACGGTTCGCCGGACGACTCGGACTCGCCGACCACGTCACCGTCACGAATGCTGCCGTCGGGTTCGTGGCCGTCGTCGCGGCGGCGGTCGATCCGTCTCTCGCCGCCAGGGTCATCCTCCTGGGCGCCATCCTCGATGCGATCGATGGAATCGTGGCCCGGTGGCGCGGGGGGACACAGTACGGCCCCCATCTCGATTCGCTCGCCGACGTAGCCACCTTCGGCGTCGCACCGGCGTTCACCGTCGTCGCTCTCGGCGGAACGATCGGGTCGTCGTCGATGCCGTGGTGGGAGCAAACCGCGTGGATCGGTATCCCGGCCGTTTTTGTCGCGACAGCTGTCGTCCGCCTCGGACTGTACACCGCCCTCGACGTCGGAAACTCGTCGACAGAGGGTGCGCAGACGACGCTCGCGGCAACGCTCATCGCAACCGGAATCCTCGCCGGGCTCGGTCCGGTTTCGATCCTCACTGGGACGGCACTCCTCTCGCTCGCGATGCTGGCGCCGGTCACCTACCCCGATCTCTGGACACGGGACGCACTGGTCATGGGTGTCGTTCAGGGACTGGCCGTCCTGTTCCCCAGCGCGCTAGATAGGGTCTTCCCGACCGTCCTGTTCGCGTGGGCGCTCGGCTACCTCCTTCTGTCACCACGGTACTACCCGCGCGACGAAGGGAAACGCTCATAG
- a CDS encoding 30S ribosomal protein S3ae, translating into MSERSVSKRSQEKRWYTVLAPEQFDRAEIGETPADEPEKVLDRTIETTLGDVTDDGGENNIKLTFRVTDVGSDAAYTELIKQELTRDYNRSLVRRGSSKVKAILTVRTADDYRVQVQPVAFTTKVADRSQKEAIRRTMLDLVEEAAAERTFEGLLDSIVQGRLSSAIYNEAKTIYPLRRVEVEKTTLEAHPEEVHAEEEAAADVDE; encoded by the coding sequence ATGAGTGAACGATCAGTCTCCAAACGGAGTCAAGAGAAGCGGTGGTACACCGTCCTCGCCCCGGAGCAGTTCGACCGGGCGGAGATCGGCGAGACCCCCGCTGACGAACCGGAAAAGGTACTGGACCGAACCATCGAAACGACCCTGGGTGACGTCACCGACGACGGTGGCGAGAACAACATCAAGCTCACCTTCAGGGTGACCGACGTCGGCAGCGACGCCGCGTACACCGAGCTCATCAAGCAGGAACTGACCCGCGATTACAATCGGAGTCTCGTCCGTCGTGGCTCCTCGAAGGTCAAGGCCATCCTGACCGTCCGCACCGCGGACGATTACCGCGTCCAGGTGCAACCGGTGGCCTTCACCACGAAAGTCGCGGACCGCAGCCAGAAAGAGGCCATCCGTCGGACCATGCTGGACCTCGTCGAAGAGGCCGCAGCCGAACGGACCTTCGAAGGACTCCTGGACAGCATCGTCCAGGGGCGACTCTCCAGTGCGATCTACAACGAAGCGAAAACGATCTACCCCCTCCGCCGCGTCGAGGTCGAGAAGACGACCCTCGAGGCACACCCCGAGGAAGTCCACGCGGAAGAGGAAGCGGCAGCGGACGTCGACGAGTAG
- a CDS encoding KEOPS complex subunit Pcc1, which yields MTRTAIIRTDVSDPEAVAASIRPDNTASITTTVDRPENGPDQVVTTIERDSTSGLRSTLDDYVVNCAVADELVQLAERHTTSTHE from the coding sequence ATGACGCGGACGGCGATCATCAGAACCGACGTGTCGGACCCCGAGGCGGTCGCCGCCTCGATTCGCCCGGACAACACGGCCTCCATCACCACCACCGTCGACCGACCGGAGAACGGTCCCGACCAGGTGGTCACGACCATCGAACGCGATTCGACCAGTGGTCTGCGATCGACACTCGACGATTACGTCGTCAACTGCGCCGTCGCTGACGAACTCGTACAGCTCGCCGAACGACACACCACATCAACACATGAGTGA
- a CDS encoding 30S ribosomal protein S15, with translation MARMHTRRRGTSGSDKPATDEPPEWSDVDADAIEARVVELADEGHDPSQIGLKLRDEGVQGTPVPNVKAATGKKITEILEDNDAAPELPEDLYNLLEKAVNLRQHMDENQQDHSNKRALQNTESKIRRLANYYRGDAIDQDFEYTYENAKELVE, from the coding sequence ATGGCACGAATGCATACCCGTCGCCGGGGAACGTCCGGTTCGGACAAACCGGCGACAGACGAGCCACCGGAGTGGAGCGACGTCGACGCGGACGCTATCGAAGCGCGCGTCGTCGAACTTGCCGACGAAGGCCACGACCCGAGCCAGATCGGGCTCAAGCTTCGTGACGAAGGCGTACAGGGCACGCCCGTCCCGAACGTGAAGGCTGCCACCGGGAAGAAGATCACCGAAATCCTCGAGGACAACGACGCAGCCCCTGAACTTCCCGAGGATCTGTACAACCTCCTCGAGAAGGCGGTCAACCTCCGCCAGCACATGGACGAGAATCAGCAGGACCATTCGAACAAGCGTGCCCTGCAGAACACCGAGTCCAAGATCCGTCGGCTCGCCAACTACTACCGCGGCGACGCCATCGACCAGGACTTCGAGTACACCTACGAGAACGCGAAGGAGCTCGTGGAGTAA
- a CDS encoding hybrid sensor histidine kinase/response regulator, with the protein MTGDASESVQWRDGTPEQSTVIIVDDSEFFANMMAREIEEQSDFETRAYYDGETVLEDLPHQDVACIVSDYHMQPMNGIELLGNVREAQGALPFIILTGQGGEGVAIDAIRLGATDYVTKETIVEGSEFSLLLNRIEKAVSHAQALTELSHRKELLEEQRDNLDILNEVLRHDIRNDLQIITAYSEMLADHIDDDGATYLHTVQESAKNAIELTMTAGRIADVMLTQGVERQKMNIRTVLHGEIDAIRSSDQTATIDVEGDLFDQTVFADQMLDAVFRNLLKNAIQHTEAERPEIVVATTVQDDMVEVHISDNGPGVSDERKDAIFGKGEQGLQSNGTGMGLHLVDTLVSEYGGEVWVEDNDPQGAIFIVALPIAD; encoded by the coding sequence ATGACCGGCGACGCATCCGAGTCGGTGCAGTGGAGAGACGGTACCCCCGAACAGTCGACCGTCATAATCGTCGATGACAGTGAGTTTTTTGCGAATATGATGGCTCGGGAGATCGAAGAGCAGTCCGACTTCGAAACGAGAGCCTACTACGATGGAGAGACTGTCCTGGAGGACCTCCCTCACCAGGACGTCGCTTGTATCGTTAGTGACTATCACATGCAGCCGATGAATGGAATCGAGCTGCTAGGAAACGTCCGTGAAGCGCAAGGGGCGCTTCCATTCATCATTCTGACTGGACAGGGTGGTGAAGGGGTCGCTATCGATGCGATCAGACTGGGCGCGACCGATTACGTGACGAAGGAAACCATCGTCGAAGGGAGTGAATTTAGCCTCCTACTGAACCGTATCGAAAAGGCAGTCTCACACGCACAGGCACTGACCGAACTGTCCCACCGCAAAGAACTCCTCGAAGAACAACGTGATAACCTGGATATATTGAACGAAGTCTTGCGTCACGACATTCGTAACGACCTCCAGATCATTACGGCCTACTCGGAAATGCTCGCTGACCACATCGATGACGATGGCGCAACGTACCTCCACACCGTCCAGGAAAGTGCGAAAAATGCCATCGAATTGACTATGACTGCTGGTCGTATTGCAGACGTGATGCTCACTCAGGGGGTCGAGCGCCAGAAAATGAATATCAGGACCGTTCTACACGGAGAGATCGACGCGATTCGATCCTCGGATCAAACCGCCACCATCGACGTGGAGGGGGATCTATTCGACCAAACGGTATTCGCCGACCAGATGCTGGACGCCGTTTTTCGGAACCTATTGAAAAACGCCATCCAGCACACCGAGGCGGAGAGGCCCGAAATCGTCGTCGCTACGACAGTACAGGATGACATGGTCGAGGTCCACATATCGGATAATGGCCCGGGGGTGAGCGACGAGCGGAAGGACGCGATATTCGGGAAGGGAGAGCAGGGATTGCAAAGCAACGGAACCGGAATGGGCCTCCATCTCGTGGACACGCTCGTCTCTGAATACGGCGGCGAGGTGTGGGTAGAAGACAACGATCCACAGGGTGCTATCTTTATCGTCGCGCTCCCGATAGCAGACTGA
- a CDS encoding bacterio-opsin activator domain-containing protein gives MSDSSLTEPLLETLAVFDEAFEPLGTNEVAERLDLGRRSTYDRLTRLVDEGMLETKKVGASARVWWPPGTAFEARDSPPNDWPFTESERERYVRQEEVIASLGQRALEDRNLDALLDTAVEHVAAVLDLEYCKVLELDATGTELVLRQGTGWEDGAVGSATVSAVSDDTQAAYTLSTEQPVVVENQQDESRFCLPELLADHDVESGISTIIGSPDDPWGVLGTHDTSPKEYSERDIAFVQSVANILANAIDRRRFEQELLHQREQLTALDNLNTIVREITDAVIYQSTREEIETIVCDRLAASDSYLFAWIGDVDMHSQTVSLRAEAGVEGYLDGITISVDPDDERSAGPTGRAILQREIQVTNDFDTEHRHDPWRDDVSKYGFRSSAAIPIIHDETLYGVLNVYAERLNAFTSQERTVISQLGEIIGHAIAAVERKRALLSNEVVELEFRLQHLADALGIEGDSTGTVDFHQTVPLDNSEYLGYGTATGNGLAVIEALTTSEKYPQWDSVSILETTDDESRFEVVFTDPPVLATIASQGGDIRRSLIENGDYYMQVHLPTTVDIRQVVEAITDAYPGMEMVTQRNLKRNHHSEHTRRGVVLEELTDRQRATIQAAYHAGFYEWPRSTSGQDLAASMGVDSSTFHQHLRKAERKVIGATLTD, from the coding sequence ATGAGTGACAGTTCGTTGACCGAACCGCTCCTGGAAACACTCGCGGTCTTCGACGAGGCTTTCGAACCGCTCGGGACGAACGAAGTCGCCGAACGACTCGACTTGGGGCGACGAAGCACCTACGACCGACTCACCAGACTCGTCGACGAAGGGATGCTCGAAACCAAGAAAGTCGGTGCCAGCGCACGCGTCTGGTGGCCACCTGGGACAGCCTTCGAAGCCCGCGATTCGCCACCGAATGACTGGCCGTTCACCGAATCAGAACGCGAGCGATACGTTCGCCAGGAGGAGGTGATCGCATCGCTCGGTCAACGGGCACTGGAAGATCGCAATCTCGACGCGCTACTGGATACGGCTGTCGAGCACGTCGCGGCGGTCCTGGATCTGGAGTACTGCAAGGTGCTCGAACTCGACGCAACGGGGACGGAACTCGTTTTACGACAGGGAACTGGATGGGAGGACGGTGCAGTGGGCTCCGCCACTGTTTCGGCCGTCTCGGATGATACACAGGCGGCCTATACCCTGTCGACCGAACAGCCCGTCGTCGTCGAAAATCAGCAGGACGAATCCAGATTCTGTCTTCCAGAGCTACTGGCGGACCACGATGTAGAGAGCGGCATCAGCACCATCATCGGCTCCCCTGACGACCCGTGGGGCGTCCTCGGGACGCACGACACGAGCCCGAAGGAGTACTCCGAGCGAGATATCGCCTTCGTGCAGTCGGTTGCGAACATCCTCGCAAACGCGATCGACCGTCGGCGTTTCGAACAGGAGTTGCTCCACCAGCGCGAACAGCTCACCGCCCTAGACAATTTGAACACGATCGTCAGGGAGATCACCGATGCAGTCATCTATCAATCGACGAGAGAGGAGATCGAGACCATCGTCTGCGATCGTCTCGCTGCCTCCGACTCCTACCTGTTCGCCTGGATCGGGGACGTTGACATGCACTCCCAGACGGTGTCGCTCAGAGCGGAGGCGGGAGTCGAGGGATACCTCGATGGAATCACCATCTCGGTCGATCCTGACGACGAGCGCAGTGCGGGACCGACGGGACGGGCCATCTTGCAACGCGAGATTCAGGTCACGAATGACTTCGATACCGAGCACCGTCACGATCCCTGGCGCGACGACGTTTCCAAATACGGCTTCCGGTCTTCGGCAGCGATTCCCATCATTCACGACGAAACCCTCTATGGGGTATTGAACGTGTATGCCGAGCGACTCAACGCCTTCACATCCCAGGAACGGACGGTGATCAGCCAGCTCGGCGAGATCATCGGTCACGCCATCGCCGCCGTCGAGCGCAAGCGTGCGTTGCTCTCCAACGAGGTCGTCGAACTGGAGTTTCGACTCCAGCACCTGGCGGACGCACTCGGGATCGAGGGTGATTCGACGGGAACGGTCGATTTCCATCAGACGGTCCCCCTCGATAATTCAGAGTATCTCGGATATGGGACTGCGACCGGTAACGGCCTGGCAGTCATCGAAGCGCTGACCACTTCGGAGAAATATCCGCAGTGGGACTCGGTGTCCATCCTCGAGACGACAGACGACGAGAGCCGCTTCGAGGTCGTATTTACCGATCCACCGGTCCTCGCCACTATCGCATCACAGGGTGGCGACATCCGCCGGTCTCTCATCGAAAACGGCGATTACTACATGCAGGTCCACCTTCCGACCACCGTCGACATTCGACAGGTCGTCGAAGCCATCACCGATGCGTATCCCGGGATGGAGATGGTCACCCAGCGAAACCTGAAACGCAATCACCACTCGGAGCACACGCGTCGGGGAGTCGTCCTCGAGGAGTTAACCGACCGCCAGCGGGCCACCATCCAGGCAGCCTATCACGCGGGGTTCTACGAGTGGCCCCGCAGCACGAGCGGCCAGGATCTAGCCGCGTCGATGGGGGTCGATTCATCGACCTTCCATCAACACCTGCGAAAAGCCGAGCGAAAGGTGATCGGTGCGACACTGACGGATTGA
- a CDS encoding universal stress protein, which translates to MSNILVPVDGSEHSERAVEYAVNHFPDGDITALHVVELPEGYFSAFMEDLEDLPQVEDEKAEAREILDTIRATAEELGATIDTAYVTGKPSNQILTYAEENDIDEIVIGNRGLSGVGRVMFGSVAEQVVRRSEIPVVVVH; encoded by the coding sequence ATGAGTAATATACTCGTTCCTGTCGACGGTTCGGAACACTCCGAGCGAGCAGTGGAGTACGCAGTCAATCACTTCCCGGACGGCGATATCACCGCTCTCCACGTCGTTGAACTCCCGGAGGGGTACTTCTCGGCGTTCATGGAAGATCTCGAGGACCTTCCACAGGTCGAGGACGAGAAAGCGGAGGCACGAGAGATACTCGATACCATTCGAGCCACCGCGGAGGAGCTGGGAGCCACCATCGATACGGCATACGTAACGGGGAAACCGAGTAACCAAATCCTGACGTATGCAGAAGAGAACGACATCGACGAGATCGTGATCGGGAACCGGGGCTTATCCGGTGTCGGCCGTGTCATGTTCGGAAGCGTGGCCGAACAGGTCGTCAGACGCTCGGAGATACCCGTCGTCGTCGTCCATTGA
- a CDS encoding TIGR04024 family LLM class F420-dependent oxidoreductase: MPENTNRGLVLSMNAYDDIDAAVDTAQLAEKLGYGFVTMGETNGRNVPLVLGLLAERTTDIGIADDVLSPFSRTPTTLGQTAATLQELSGGRFRLRLGASSPALVERWHGVDFDRPLRHVREAIEIVRQVQSGDRLDYDGEIFSPNTLKLESPPPKPPAPVDVASLGPKATEMAGRFADGWVPQLLTIDALEERLTDLRRGAELGDRSADQLLVTPHLRAGAIEDSSRARRYARQHVAFMIARYGPYYRKAIADAGWMDVTEAVRTAWDDGDRDVALASIPDELLDDLVAAGTPNEAREQLERFEAVDGVDAVQVSFFGPMDEAERRETMRALAPRE, from the coding sequence CAGCTGGCCGAGAAACTGGGATACGGGTTCGTGACCATGGGCGAGACCAACGGGCGAAACGTTCCGCTCGTCCTCGGACTGCTCGCAGAACGTACCACCGACATCGGAATCGCCGACGACGTCCTCTCACCGTTTTCCAGAACGCCGACGACGCTGGGGCAGACCGCCGCGACACTGCAGGAGCTGAGCGGCGGTCGGTTCCGGCTCAGACTCGGCGCATCCTCGCCAGCACTCGTCGAGCGGTGGCACGGCGTCGATTTCGACCGGCCGCTGCGACACGTCCGCGAGGCTATCGAGATCGTCAGACAGGTACAGTCCGGAGACCGACTCGACTACGACGGGGAGATATTCTCACCGAACACGTTGAAACTCGAATCCCCGCCCCCGAAACCACCCGCACCGGTAGATGTCGCTTCACTGGGCCCCAAAGCGACCGAGATGGCCGGCCGATTCGCCGACGGCTGGGTGCCGCAATTGCTCACCATCGATGCGCTCGAGGAGCGACTGACCGACCTCCGGCGTGGTGCCGAACTCGGCGACAGATCCGCGGACCAACTCCTGGTCACCCCACACCTTCGAGCGGGTGCAATCGAGGATAGCTCGCGAGCACGACGGTATGCACGCCAGCACGTCGCGTTCATGATCGCTCGGTACGGACCGTATTACCGCAAGGCAATCGCCGATGCAGGATGGATGGACGTCACGGAGGCGGTTCGAACCGCGTGGGACGATGGTGACCGCGACGTGGCCCTCGCGTCGATTCCAGACGAACTACTCGACGACCTCGTCGCAGCAGGAACGCCCAACGAAGCTCGTGAACAACTGGAGCGATTCGAAGCAGTGGACGGCGTTGACGCCGTCCAGGTGAGCTTCTTCGGACCGATGGACGAGGCTGAACGCCGAGAGACGATGCGGGCGCTGGCCCCGCGGGAATAG